One window of the Spea bombifrons isolate aSpeBom1 chromosome 8, aSpeBom1.2.pri, whole genome shotgun sequence genome contains the following:
- the PLP1 gene encoding myelin proteolipid protein isoform X2, with protein sequence MGWHDGCVRCMVGVPFASIIATVLCFAGVALFCGCGHEALSGTEKLIETYFSKNYQEYEYLIHVTNAFQYVIYGTAIFFFLFGVLLLAEGFYTTTAIKHILGEFKPQGMKGGLISTVTGGPPKGRSSRTRQPVHTIELLCRCLGRWLGHPDKFVGVTYAVTILWILIFACSAVPVYIYFNTWVTCQSIAVPGKTSASISTLCADARMYGVLPWNAFPGKVCGTSLLAICKTSEFQMTFHLFIAAFVGAAATLVALLTYMVGASFNYAVLRVTGRSDRSKF encoded by the exons ATGG GTTGGCATGATGGATGTGTGCGTTGTATGGTTGGGGTTCCATTTGCTTCCATCATAGCCACAGTTCTTTGTTTTGCTGGAGTGGCTCTGTTCTGTGGATGTGGCCATGAAGCTCTTAGTGGAACAGAGAAACTGATTGAAACATATTTCTCCAAAAACTACCAGGAGTATGAATACCTAATTCATGT GACCAATGCCTTCCAGTATGTGATCTATGGAACTGCAATCTTCTTCTTTCTGTTTGGGGTTCTGTTGCTAGCAGAGGGATTCTACACCACAACTGCCattaaacacattttgggaGAGTTTAAGCCCCAAGGAATGAAGGGTGGGCTCATTTCCACTGTGACTGGTGGTCCACCCAAAGGGAGAAGCTCCAGAACAAGGCAGCCTGTGCACACCATAGAGCTGCTCTGCCGTTGCCTTGGGAGATGGCTAGGACACCCTGACAAG TTTGTTGGGGTCACTTATGCTGTAACCATCCTGTGGATCCTGATCTTTGCCTGTTCTGCTGTACCTGTCTACATTTACTTTAACACATGGGTAACGTGCCAGTCCATTGCTGTCCCAGGAAAGACTTCAGCCAGCATAAGTACTCTATGTGCCGATGCCCGGATGTATG GGGTTCTTCCATGGAATGCCTTTCCTGGGAAAGTGTGTGGAACAAGTCTTCTAGCAATATGCAAGACAAGTGAG TTCCAGATGACATTCCACCTTTTCATTGCTGCATTTGTGGGTGCAGCTGCAACTCTTGTGGCCCTG CTCACTTATATGGTAGGCGCTTCTTTCAACTATGCTGTGCTTCGAGTTACTGGCCGGAGCGATCGTTCAAAGTTTTAG
- the PLP1 gene encoding myelin proteolipid protein isoform X1 has translation MGWHDGCVRCMVGVPFASIIATVLCFAGVALFCGCGHEALSGTEKLIETYFSKNYQEYEYLIHVTNAFQYVIYGTAIFFFLFGVLLLAEGFYTTTAIKHILGEFKPQGMKGGLISTVTGGPPKGRSSRTRQPVHTIELLCRCLGRWLGHPDKFVGVTYAVTILWILIFACSAVPVYIYFNTWVTCQSIAVPGKTSASISTLCADARMYGVLPWNAFPGKVCGTSLLAICKTSEFQMTFHLFIAAFVGAAATLVALIHALMCLSANRVYHQHALETGKTRETPHAETSELTEILPEPPQRSAENLV, from the exons ATGG GTTGGCATGATGGATGTGTGCGTTGTATGGTTGGGGTTCCATTTGCTTCCATCATAGCCACAGTTCTTTGTTTTGCTGGAGTGGCTCTGTTCTGTGGATGTGGCCATGAAGCTCTTAGTGGAACAGAGAAACTGATTGAAACATATTTCTCCAAAAACTACCAGGAGTATGAATACCTAATTCATGT GACCAATGCCTTCCAGTATGTGATCTATGGAACTGCAATCTTCTTCTTTCTGTTTGGGGTTCTGTTGCTAGCAGAGGGATTCTACACCACAACTGCCattaaacacattttgggaGAGTTTAAGCCCCAAGGAATGAAGGGTGGGCTCATTTCCACTGTGACTGGTGGTCCACCCAAAGGGAGAAGCTCCAGAACAAGGCAGCCTGTGCACACCATAGAGCTGCTCTGCCGTTGCCTTGGGAGATGGCTAGGACACCCTGACAAG TTTGTTGGGGTCACTTATGCTGTAACCATCCTGTGGATCCTGATCTTTGCCTGTTCTGCTGTACCTGTCTACATTTACTTTAACACATGGGTAACGTGCCAGTCCATTGCTGTCCCAGGAAAGACTTCAGCCAGCATAAGTACTCTATGTGCCGATGCCCGGATGTATG GGGTTCTTCCATGGAATGCCTTTCCTGGGAAAGTGTGTGGAACAAGTCTTCTAGCAATATGCAAGACAAGTGAG TTCCAGATGACATTCCACCTTTTCATTGCTGCATTTGTGGGTGCAGCTGCAACTCTTGTGGCCCTG ATACACGCCCTCATGTGTCTGTCGGCCAACAGGGTGTACCATCAGCACGCCCTAGAGACGGGGAAAACCCGGGAGACTCCACATGCTGAGACCTCAGAGCTCACTGAGATTCTTCCAGAGCCCCCCCAAAGGAGCGCAGAGAACCTGGTGTAA